Proteins from a genomic interval of Patescibacteria group bacterium:
- a CDS encoding four helix bundle protein, whose product MNFHDSLKLKIHLFVNDVYKITKNFPRDELYGVTSQLRRAALSIILNYIEGFARRRGEGCKIYNNFLDISFGSLKEAKYLIYFSYTQNYLDENTYKKILAQADEIGAMLFKVNN is encoded by the coding sequence ATGAACTTTCACGACTCGCTAAAATTAAAAATTCACCTTTTTGTCAATGACGTTTACAAAATAACAAAAAATTTCCCCCGTGATGAATTGTATGGAGTAACTTCACAGTTAAGAAGAGCGGCATTATCGATCATTTTGAATTATATTGAAGGTTTCGCCAGAAGAAGAGGCGAGGGATGTAAAATTTATAACAATTTTTTGGATATATCATTCGGATCCTTGAAGGAAGCAAAATATTTAATTTATTTTTCGTATACGCAAAATTATCTGGATGAAAATACTTATAAAAAAATATTGGCTCAAGCCGATGAAATCGGGGCTATGCTTTTTAAAGTGAATAACTAA
- the ligA gene encoding NAD-dependent DNA ligase LigA yields the protein MTKQEIKARIAKLRDQVNYYRYQYHVYDRSEISDAALDSLKNELQKLEQANPEFITPDSPTQRVGGEPLDKFKKFRHEYRMYSLFDSFNEQDVRDWQDRNMKILLSSPLLSKEGLGGGSGPQYFIELKVDGLAMSLKYDRGLFTVGATRGDGETGEDVTQNIKTIESVPLSLRIPEAGELKKIGLSEAEAKKMIGAAQTGKIYVRGEVVMTKKTFAKLNKKYEQAGKPLLANPRNGAAGSIRQLDPKITAERELDFYAYEILGDLSLTKQSQKREVLKLLGFKVIAENRVCQNLEEVFAFYKEIGAKREKLPFEIDGTVVKVNDLALWDILGMVGKGPRYMMAFKFPAMQVTTRVKNVVWQVGRTGILTPVAELEAAEVGGVTVTHATLHNFDEIGRLGLKIGDTVMIERAGDVIPKVVQVLPKLRTGNEKKISVPKICPMCGSKVEQVKGEVAYRCVSRDCYAVTLRGLIHFVSKNAADIEGLGKKIVEQLEEEGLVSDIADFYSLTEGDLKPLERFAEKKAQNIIESINARRVLDLSRFIYGLGIRHVGEETAITLAKNFLNSPPFQGGDRGGLPKNKIFIKNVVEYFSKLSLEDIQNMPDVGPIVAESIKEWFGNKKNLKVLEKLEENRVSLKSEARLASASGGPLAGKTFVLTGTMAKLTRDEAKDKIRELGGEVSESVSKKTDYVVVGEEPGSKRDKAIKLGVKILNEEEFLKMVK from the coding sequence ATGACTAAGCAGGAAATCAAAGCCCGAATTGCCAAACTCCGCGACCAGGTTAATTATTACCGCTACCAGTATCACGTCTACGACCGTTCGGAAATTTCCGACGCGGCTTTGGATTCGCTCAAAAATGAATTGCAGAAACTGGAGCAGGCCAATCCCGAATTCATCACGCCGGATTCTCCGACCCAGCGGGTGGGCGGCGAGCCTTTGGATAAATTTAAAAAATTCCGCCATGAATACCGGATGTATTCGCTGTTTGATTCTTTCAATGAGCAGGATGTGCGCGATTGGCAGGACCGCAACATGAAAATTCTTCTTAGTTCCCCCCTCCTTTCTAAGGAGGGGTTGGGGGGTGGTTCTGGACCGCAATATTTCATTGAATTGAAAGTTGATGGTTTGGCCATGAGTTTGAAATATGACCGGGGCTTGTTCACGGTCGGCGCAACTCGCGGTGATGGCGAAACCGGCGAAGATGTGACGCAAAATATCAAGACCATCGAAAGCGTGCCGTTGTCTTTGCGGATTCCCGAAGCCGGCGAATTAAAAAAAATCGGATTATCGGAAGCCGAGGCGAAAAAGATGATCGGCGCGGCGCAAACGGGAAAAATCTATGTCCGCGGCGAAGTGGTGATGACCAAAAAGACTTTTGCCAAGCTGAACAAAAAATATGAACAAGCGGGCAAACCGCTCTTGGCTAATCCGCGGAACGGCGCGGCCGGTTCAATCCGCCAGCTTGATCCGAAGATTACCGCCGAGCGGGAACTTGATTTTTACGCTTATGAAATTTTGGGCGATCTTAGCTTAACTAAGCAGAGTCAGAAACGGGAAGTCTTGAAATTATTGGGCTTTAAAGTGATCGCGGAAAATCGGGTTTGCCAGAATTTGGAGGAAGTTTTTGCTTTTTATAAAGAGATCGGGGCCAAGCGGGAAAAATTGCCGTTCGAGATCGACGGCACAGTCGTCAAAGTCAATGATCTGGCGCTTTGGGATATTTTGGGCATGGTCGGCAAAGGCCCGCGCTATATGATGGCTTTCAAATTTCCGGCGATGCAAGTTACGACGCGAGTGAAAAATGTCGTCTGGCAGGTCGGACGAACCGGAATATTGACTCCGGTGGCGGAATTGGAAGCGGCTGAAGTCGGCGGCGTGACCGTCACGCATGCGACGCTGCATAATTTCGATGAGATCGGGCGGCTGGGTTTGAAAATAGGGGACACGGTGATGATCGAGCGCGCCGGCGACGTGATCCCGAAAGTCGTCCAGGTTTTGCCAAAATTGCGGACCGGCAATGAGAAAAAAATTAGCGTGCCGAAGATCTGCCCGATGTGCGGCAGTAAAGTCGAACAGGTAAAAGGCGAAGTCGCTTATCGCTGCGTCAGCCGCGATTGCTACGCGGTTACCTTGCGCGGCCTGATCCATTTTGTTTCCAAAAATGCCGCCGATATCGAAGGCTTGGGCAAAAAGATCGTCGAGCAATTAGAAGAAGAAGGTTTGGTTTCCGATATCGCTGATTTTTATTCATTGACCGAAGGCGATTTAAAACCCTTGGAGCGTTTTGCCGAAAAAAAAGCGCAGAACATCATCGAGTCGATCAATGCCCGCCGAGTTTTGGATCTCTCTAGATTTATTTATGGTTTGGGTATCCGCCACGTCGGCGAAGAAACCGCCATCACTTTAGCAAAAAATTTTTTAAATTCCCCTCCTTTCCAAGGAGGGGATAGGGGTGGTTTGCCGAAAAATAAGATTTTTATAAAAAACGTTGTCGAATATTTTAGTAAATTATCTTTAGAAGATATCCAAAATATGCCAGATGTCGGTCCGATCGTCGCCGAAAGCATCAAGGAATGGTTTGGCAATAAGAAAAATTTGAAAGTTTTGGAAAAACTGGAAGAAAACAGGGTTAGCTTAAAAAGCGAAGCGCGATTAGCATCCGCCTCGGGCGGGCCTTTGGCGGGAAAAACGTTTGTTTTAACCGGCACAATGGCCAAATTGACAAGAGATGAAGCGAAAGATAAGATAAGAGAATTAGGCGGAGAAGTTTCCGAATCAGTCAGTAAAAAAACCGATTATGTCGTCGTCGGCGAAGAGCCGGGAAGCAAGCGCGACAAAGCGATCAAGCTCGGAGTTAAGATTTTAAATGAAGAAGAATTTTTGAAGATGGTTAAGTGA
- the gatC gene encoding Asp-tRNA(Asn)/Glu-tRNA(Gln) amidotransferase subunit GatC produces MSLSKDEVKKVAALARLELTEEEIDVLTPQLGNILGYIDQLKEVDTTNTEPTAQVTGLSDVFRADEYEDWDKSEVAAALAQSPAGLEGNQIKVKKVLEQD; encoded by the coding sequence ATGAGTTTGAGTAAAGATGAAGTAAAAAAAGTCGCGGCACTCGCTCGCTTAGAGTTGACCGAAGAAGAGATCGATGTTTTAACGCCGCAGCTTGGTAATATTTTAGGTTACATCGATCAATTAAAAGAAGTCGATACGACCAACACTGAACCGACCGCCCAAGTCACCGGCTTGTCGGATGTTTTTCGCGCTGACGAATATGAAGATTGGGATAAGTCCGAAGTCGCTGCCGCCCTCGCGCAATCGCCGGCCGGCCTGGAAGGCAACCAGATCAAAGTAAAAAAAGTTTTGGAACAAGATTAA